A genomic window from Micromonospora ferruginea includes:
- the ilvN gene encoding acetolactate synthase small subunit, which yields MTMHTLSVLVENKPGVLARVSGLFSRRGFNIDSLAVGETENPDVSRITIVVNAESSPLEQVTKQLNKLVNVLKIVELDPQVSVARELLLVKVRADRSARAQVLETVGLFRARVVDVAPDTLTIEATGTPDKLDALLRDLEPFGIKEMVQSGTVAIGRGSRAITAGPALRAA from the coding sequence ATGACGATGCACACGCTGTCCGTGCTGGTGGAGAACAAGCCGGGCGTGCTGGCCCGGGTCTCCGGGCTGTTCTCCCGGCGCGGGTTCAACATCGACAGTCTCGCCGTGGGCGAGACCGAGAACCCCGACGTCTCCCGGATCACCATCGTGGTCAACGCCGAGTCCTCGCCGCTGGAGCAGGTGACCAAGCAGCTCAACAAGCTGGTCAACGTACTCAAGATCGTGGAGCTGGACCCGCAGGTCTCGGTGGCCCGGGAGCTGCTGCTGGTCAAGGTGCGCGCGGACCGCAGCGCCCGCGCGCAGGTGCTGGAGACGGTCGGCCTGTTCCGGGCCCGGGTGGTCGACGTCGCGCCGGACACCCTGACCATCGAGGCCACCGGCACCCCGGACAAGCTCGACGCGCTGCTGCGTGACCTGGAGCCGTTCGGCATCAAGGAGATGGTCCAGTCCGGCACCGTGGCGATCGGGCGCGGCTCCCGCGCCATCACCGCCGGCCCGGCGCTGCGCGCCGCCTGA
- a CDS encoding acetolactate synthase large subunit, whose product MTRPTPETLAHSARRARPGAGATGDPDQTAARAGAAAGRSAPTTAEPTVAPVRQPAPAQVSGAGSLVRSLEALGVDVVFGIPGGAILPAYDPLYDSTVRHILVRHEQGAGHAATGYAQATGRVGVCIATSGPGATNLVTPIADAYMDSVPIVAITGQVARPSIGTDAFQEADIQGITLPITKHNFLVQTADEIPRVLAEAFHLASTGRPGPVLVDIPKDVLQAPATFAWPPTLDLPGYRPTLHPHGKQIREAARLMTAARRPVLYVGGGVLKAGATEGLRRLAEQTGIPVVTTLMALGAFPDSHRQHLGMPGMHGTVAAVYGLQKADLIVALGARFDDRVTGKLDSFAPDAAVVHADIDPAEIGKNRHADVPIVGDARHVIDELIAAVTAEQAAHPAVDLADWWTQLDDLRERYPLGFEEPADGTLSPQHVIKRLGEIAGPDAIYVAGVGQHQMWASQFISYEKPNTWLNSGGLGTMGYAVPAAMGAKVGKPGTTVWAVDGDGCFQMTNQELATCALEGIPIKVAVINNGNLGMVRQWQTLFYGERYSNTELGTHKHRIPDFVKLAEALGCVGLRCENAADVDKTIEAAMAITDAPVVIDFVVGKDAMVWPMVAAGTSNDEIMFARGVRPAFDEDEL is encoded by the coding sequence ATGACGAGACCCACGCCAGAGACCCTCGCCCACTCCGCCCGGCGAGCCCGTCCGGGTGCCGGCGCGACCGGTGACCCCGACCAGACCGCGGCCCGCGCCGGCGCCGCCGCCGGTCGCAGCGCCCCGACCACCGCGGAGCCCACCGTCGCCCCCGTCCGGCAGCCCGCCCCCGCGCAGGTCTCCGGCGCCGGTTCGCTGGTGCGGTCGCTGGAGGCGCTCGGCGTCGACGTGGTCTTCGGCATCCCGGGTGGCGCGATCCTGCCCGCCTACGACCCGCTCTACGACTCCACGGTCCGGCACATCCTGGTCCGCCACGAGCAGGGCGCGGGGCACGCGGCCACCGGTTACGCCCAGGCCACCGGCCGGGTCGGCGTCTGCATCGCCACCTCCGGCCCGGGCGCGACCAACCTGGTCACCCCGATCGCCGACGCCTACATGGACTCGGTGCCGATCGTGGCGATCACCGGTCAGGTGGCCCGGCCGTCGATCGGCACGGACGCCTTCCAGGAGGCCGACATCCAGGGCATCACGCTGCCGATCACCAAGCACAACTTCCTGGTGCAGACCGCCGACGAGATCCCCCGGGTGCTGGCCGAGGCGTTCCACCTGGCCTCGACCGGCCGGCCCGGCCCGGTGCTCGTCGACATCCCCAAGGACGTCCTGCAGGCGCCGGCCACCTTCGCCTGGCCGCCCACGCTGGACCTGCCCGGCTACCGACCGACCCTGCACCCGCACGGCAAGCAGATCCGCGAGGCGGCCCGGCTGATGACCGCGGCCCGCCGGCCGGTGCTCTACGTCGGCGGCGGCGTGCTCAAGGCCGGCGCCACCGAGGGGCTGCGCCGGCTGGCCGAGCAGACCGGGATCCCGGTGGTCACCACGCTGATGGCGCTCGGGGCGTTTCCCGACTCGCACCGCCAGCACCTGGGCATGCCCGGCATGCACGGCACCGTCGCCGCGGTCTACGGCCTGCAGAAGGCCGACCTGATCGTGGCGCTCGGCGCCCGCTTCGACGACCGGGTGACCGGCAAGCTGGACTCGTTCGCGCCGGACGCCGCGGTGGTGCACGCCGACATCGACCCGGCGGAGATCGGCAAGAACCGGCACGCCGACGTCCCGATCGTGGGCGACGCGCGGCACGTGATCGACGAGCTGATCGCGGCGGTCACCGCCGAGCAGGCCGCCCACCCGGCCGTCGACCTGGCCGACTGGTGGACCCAGCTCGACGACCTGCGTGAGCGGTATCCGCTCGGCTTCGAGGAGCCGGCCGACGGCACGCTCTCCCCGCAGCACGTGATCAAGCGGCTGGGCGAGATCGCCGGGCCGGACGCGATCTACGTGGCCGGCGTCGGCCAGCACCAGATGTGGGCCAGCCAGTTCATCTCGTACGAGAAGCCGAACACCTGGCTCAACTCCGGCGGCCTGGGCACCATGGGCTACGCCGTGCCGGCCGCGATGGGCGCGAAGGTCGGCAAGCCGGGCACCACGGTGTGGGCGGTGGACGGCGACGGCTGCTTCCAGATGACCAACCAGGAGCTGGCCACCTGCGCGTTGGAAGGCATCCCGATCAAGGTCGCCGTCATCAACAACGGCAACCTGGGCATGGTCCGGCAGTGGCAGACCCTGTTCTACGGGGAGCGCTACTCCAACACCGAGCTGGGCACCCACAAGCACCGCATCCCCGACTTCGTGAAGCTGGCCGAGGCGCTCGGCTGCGTCGGGCTGCGCTGCGAGAACGCCGCCGACGTGGACAAGACGATCGAGGCGGCGATGGCGATCACCGACGCCCCGGTGGTCATCGACTTCGTGGTCGGCAAGGACGCGATGGTCTGGCCGATGGTCGCCGCCGGCACCAGCAACGACGAGATCATGTTCGCCCGGGGTGTGCGCCCGGCCTTCGACGAGGATGAGTTGTAA
- a CDS encoding putative bifunctional diguanylate cyclase/phosphodiesterase, with amino-acid sequence MVAVATLSGLAATAAAVLLVRSAGRGDCRRRQAHVLLAVAAGAALLGLLLGLVGLLAAGDHWAHRQGQRTGWATLVTASFTVAGLGLGAALLRLPGAAATRAATARLLLDGVIMATALWFVGWVAFSAPTRLLGAATPVGCLPILLATVVAALTAGLTLILVLRAAPPRGWLALLGAGAIGVPVGGLGVSAGLCQGGPGMLATSAVVTAAGLLAVAVAGRRADATRFDVDLIRRDGEYAFVPMFAIAASAMYHLIQGGRFDGYGIVAGSVEGFALVARQYLALNDVRGYAVRLAEREAHFRELAHTDPLTGLANRRGLLRALQRCAETGIPCVLLGLDLDGFKNVNDMRGHDVGDAVLAEVGRRLRGNLRPGDLAARLGGDEFAVLMHSSAEPGPVADRLLGVLGRPYEEADGPVFLSVSIGVAGSHGNHDVELLLRNADLALRYAKQRGKNRIERYDATYDQLLSRRTRLEHELRGAIERDELRLVFQPVASLPSVRPVGAEALLRWHHPELGNVRPDEFIPLAEECGMIAKLGAWVLHQACYQLSRWLADGHDVWVSVNVSPRELHAPEYVVQVADALRAHHVPPQRLVLEVTEHAVATDLDELIRRLTALRLTGVRIALDDFGAGYSSLGQLRRLPIDILKIDHGLVAEHEPVRPVGREGPAFAPMVDIVMRLGHQFGLEVIAEGVTNPTELAAVVAAGCRFGQGALFGWGVPAEHLEAMLEAATAPGNRPAPLPPAPPPPPVRAPSPLLPRLRNNPPAPRPPLDASPQLAPGAEGVPPADTPTSVNQNVGSVDSSREMRQA; translated from the coding sequence ATGGTCGCCGTCGCGACGCTGAGCGGTCTCGCCGCGACCGCTGCCGCCGTGCTGCTCGTCCGGTCGGCCGGTCGGGGCGACTGCCGCCGGCGGCAGGCCCACGTGCTGCTGGCCGTCGCCGCCGGGGCCGCCCTGCTCGGCCTGCTCCTCGGGCTCGTCGGGCTGCTGGCCGCCGGGGACCACTGGGCGCACCGGCAGGGTCAGCGCACCGGCTGGGCCACGCTGGTCACGGCGTCCTTCACGGTGGCCGGGCTGGGCCTCGGCGCCGCGCTGCTGCGGCTGCCCGGCGCGGCCGCGACCCGCGCCGCCACCGCCCGGCTGCTGCTCGACGGCGTCATCATGGCCACCGCGCTCTGGTTCGTCGGCTGGGTGGCGTTCAGCGCGCCGACCCGGCTGCTCGGCGCGGCGACTCCGGTGGGCTGCCTGCCCATCCTGCTGGCCACCGTCGTCGCGGCGCTGACCGCCGGGCTGACCCTGATCCTGGTGCTCCGGGCCGCTCCGCCGCGCGGCTGGCTGGCCCTGCTGGGCGCCGGGGCGATCGGGGTGCCGGTCGGCGGGTTGGGTGTGTCCGCCGGGCTGTGCCAGGGCGGGCCGGGCATGCTCGCGACCAGCGCGGTGGTGACCGCCGCCGGGCTGCTGGCCGTCGCCGTCGCCGGGCGCCGGGCGGACGCGACGCGCTTCGACGTCGACCTCATCCGCCGCGACGGCGAGTACGCCTTCGTGCCGATGTTCGCCATCGCCGCCTCCGCGATGTACCACCTGATCCAGGGCGGCCGGTTCGACGGCTACGGCATCGTGGCCGGAAGCGTCGAGGGGTTCGCGCTGGTGGCGCGGCAATATCTGGCGCTCAACGACGTCCGTGGCTATGCCGTCAGGCTGGCCGAGCGGGAGGCGCACTTCCGCGAGCTGGCGCACACCGACCCGCTCACCGGCCTGGCCAACCGGCGCGGCCTGCTGCGCGCGCTGCAACGGTGTGCCGAGACCGGCATCCCCTGCGTGCTGCTCGGGCTGGACCTGGACGGCTTCAAGAACGTCAACGACATGCGCGGGCACGACGTCGGCGACGCGGTGCTGGCCGAGGTGGGCCGGCGGCTGCGCGGCAACCTGCGCCCGGGTGATCTCGCCGCCCGGCTGGGCGGCGACGAGTTCGCGGTGCTGATGCACTCCTCGGCCGAGCCCGGCCCGGTCGCCGACCGGCTGCTCGGGGTGCTCGGCCGGCCGTACGAGGAGGCGGACGGCCCGGTCTTCCTCTCGGTCAGCATCGGGGTGGCCGGCAGCCACGGCAACCACGACGTCGAGCTGCTGCTGCGCAACGCCGACCTGGCGCTGCGCTACGCCAAGCAGCGCGGCAAGAACCGGATCGAGCGTTACGACGCCACGTACGACCAGTTGCTGAGCCGGCGGACCCGGCTGGAGCACGAGTTGCGCGGCGCGATCGAGCGGGACGAGCTGCGGCTGGTCTTCCAGCCGGTGGCCTCGCTGCCCTCGGTCCGGCCGGTCGGCGCCGAGGCGCTGCTGCGCTGGCACCATCCGGAGCTGGGCAACGTCCGGCCGGACGAGTTCATCCCGCTCGCCGAGGAGTGCGGGATGATCGCCAAGCTCGGTGCGTGGGTGCTGCACCAGGCCTGCTACCAGCTCTCCCGGTGGCTGGCCGACGGGCACGACGTCTGGGTGTCGGTGAACGTCTCGCCGCGCGAGCTGCACGCCCCGGAATACGTGGTCCAGGTCGCCGACGCGCTGCGCGCGCACCACGTGCCGCCGCAGCGGCTGGTGCTGGAGGTGACCGAGCACGCCGTCGCCACCGACCTGGACGAGCTGATCCGGCGGCTGACCGCGCTGCGGCTGACCGGGGTGCGGATCGCGCTGGACGACTTCGGCGCCGGCTACTCCTCGCTCGGGCAGTTGCGCCGGCTGCCGATCGACATTCTCAAGATCGACCATGGCCTGGTCGCCGAGCACGAGCCGGTGCGGCCGGTGGGCCGGGAGGGTCCGGCGTTCGCGCCGATGGTCGACATCGTCATGCGCCTCGGCCACCAGTTCGGGCTGGAGGTGATCGCCGAGGGGGTCACGAACCCCACCGAGTTGGCCGCCGTGGTGGCCGCCGGTTGCCGCTTCGGCCAGGGCGCGCTGTTCGGCTGGGGGGTGCCGGCCGAGCACCTGGAGGCGATGCTGGAGGCCGCCACCGCGCCCGGCAACCGGCCGGCGCCGCTCCCGCCCGCGCCGCCGCCCCCGCCGGTGCGCGCCCCGTCGCCGCTGCTGCCCCGGCTGCGCAACAACCCGCCCGCGCCGCGGCCCCCGCTCGACGCGTCGCCGCAGCTCGCGCCGGGTGCGGAAGGGGTGCCGCCGGCCGACACGCCCACCTCCGTGAACCAGAATGTGGGATCAGTTGACTCATCGCGTGAGATGCGTCAGGCTTAG
- the ilvD gene encoding dihydroxy-acid dehydratase: MPELRSRTSTHGRTMAGARALWRATGMTDDDFGKPIVAIANSFTQFVPGHVHLKDLGGLVADAVAEAGGVGREFNTIAVDDGIAMGHGGMLYSLPSRELIADAVEYMVNAHCADALVCISNCDKITPGMLLAALRLNIPTVFVSGGPMEAGKTVAIEGVVHSKIDLIDAMIASSNEAVTDDQLGEIERSACPTCGSCSGMFTANSMNCLTEAIGLALPGNGSTLATHAARRSLFVEAGRTAVEIAKRWYDEDDASVLPRAIAGRAAFENAVALDVAMGGSTNTILHLLAAAREAELDFDVADIDAVSRRVPCLAKVAPNSPNYHMEDVHRAGGIPAILGELDRAGLLHRDVRAVHSPSLDRWLADWDVRGGSATREAVELFHAAPGGVRTTEPFSTTNRWSTLDTDAAGGCIRDHEHAYSADGGLAILHGNLAPDGCVVKTAGVPDECLTFRGPAKVFESQDDAVTAILAKQIVAGDVVVIRYEGPKGGPGMQEMLYPTSFLKGRGLGRACALLTDGRFSGGTSGLSIGHVSPEAASGGLIALVRDGDEIVIDIPGRSIELNVPADELTARRVAEEKRDRPYTPTDRQRPVSAALRAYASMATSASDGAYRRVPE, from the coding sequence ATGCCTGAGCTGCGGTCGAGGACATCCACCCACGGTCGGACGATGGCCGGCGCCCGGGCCCTCTGGCGGGCCACCGGGATGACCGACGACGACTTCGGCAAGCCGATCGTCGCCATCGCGAACAGTTTCACCCAGTTCGTACCCGGTCATGTCCACCTGAAGGACCTCGGCGGCCTGGTCGCCGACGCGGTGGCCGAGGCCGGCGGCGTCGGTCGGGAGTTCAACACCATCGCCGTGGACGACGGCATCGCCATGGGCCACGGCGGCATGCTCTACTCCCTGCCCAGCCGGGAGCTGATCGCCGACGCGGTGGAATACATGGTCAACGCGCACTGCGCGGACGCCCTGGTCTGCATCTCCAACTGCGACAAGATCACCCCGGGCATGCTGCTCGCCGCGCTGCGGCTGAACATCCCGACCGTCTTCGTCTCCGGCGGCCCGATGGAGGCCGGCAAGACGGTGGCGATCGAGGGCGTCGTCCACTCCAAGATCGACCTGATCGACGCCATGATCGCCTCCTCGAACGAGGCGGTCACCGACGACCAGCTCGGCGAGATCGAACGCTCCGCCTGCCCCACCTGCGGCTCCTGCTCCGGCATGTTCACCGCCAACTCGATGAACTGCCTGACCGAGGCGATCGGCCTGGCGCTGCCCGGCAACGGGTCGACGCTCGCCACCCACGCCGCGCGCCGATCGCTCTTCGTCGAAGCCGGCCGCACCGCCGTGGAGATCGCCAAGCGCTGGTACGACGAGGACGACGCCTCGGTGCTGCCCCGCGCCATCGCCGGCCGGGCCGCGTTCGAGAACGCGGTCGCCCTCGACGTCGCCATGGGCGGCTCGACCAACACGATCCTGCACCTGCTCGCCGCCGCCCGCGAGGCCGAGCTGGACTTCGACGTCGCCGACATCGACGCCGTCTCCCGGCGGGTGCCGTGCCTGGCCAAGGTCGCGCCGAACTCGCCGAACTACCACATGGAGGACGTGCACCGGGCCGGTGGCATCCCGGCCATCCTCGGCGAGCTGGACCGCGCCGGCCTGCTCCACCGCGACGTGCGCGCCGTGCACTCCCCCAGCCTGGACCGGTGGCTCGCCGACTGGGACGTCCGGGGCGGCTCGGCCACGCGAGAGGCGGTCGAGCTGTTCCACGCCGCGCCCGGCGGGGTGCGCACCACCGAGCCGTTCTCCACCACCAACCGCTGGTCGACGCTGGACACCGACGCGGCCGGCGGCTGCATCCGCGACCACGAGCACGCCTACAGCGCCGACGGCGGCCTGGCCATCCTGCACGGCAACCTGGCCCCGGACGGCTGCGTGGTGAAGACCGCCGGGGTGCCCGACGAGTGCCTGACGTTCCGCGGCCCGGCCAAGGTCTTCGAGTCGCAGGACGACGCGGTGACCGCCATCCTCGCCAAGCAGATCGTCGCCGGCGACGTCGTGGTGATCCGCTACGAGGGCCCGAAGGGCGGCCCCGGCATGCAGGAGATGCTCTACCCCACCTCGTTCCTCAAGGGCCGGGGGCTGGGCCGCGCCTGCGCGCTGCTCACCGACGGCCGGTTCTCCGGCGGCACCTCCGGCCTCTCCATCGGGCACGTCTCCCCCGAGGCGGCCTCCGGCGGGCTGATCGCCCTGGTGCGCGACGGCGACGAGATCGTCATCGACATCCCGGGCCGCTCCATCGAGCTGAACGTGCCCGCCGACGAGCTGACCGCCCGCCGGGTCGCCGAGGAGAAGCGCGACCGCCCCTACACCCCCACCGACCGCCAGCGCCCGGTCTCCGCGGCGCTGCGCGCGTACGCCTCGATGGCGACCTCCGCCAGCGACGGCGCCTACCGCCGCGTCCCGGAGTAA
- a CDS encoding right-handed parallel beta-helix repeat-containing protein — protein sequence MKLTLLAAGSLLAAAVVAVSAAAPATAAPTRYEAENSSARCTGTIDANWSGYSGTGFCNGTNAVGAYAEFTVPVTTAGTAALSFRFANGTTSSRPADLIVNGTTLQNVSFEGTGAFDTWVTKSLSVNLNSGSNTIRLQPTSSGGLPNLDYLDVESGSSPPPPSDAVYVATNGNDGNPGTLSAPLASIQRAVDLAQPGWTIFLRSGTYAPATNIQLLKNGTSSKPITMRGYGTERAVIDGENMPHTPDPVGGSIPRSERGAIHIEGDWWRLIGLEIIHGPYAVYGQDVNNGVFERLVTRDNYEAGFHVVGSSSNNQIINLDSYGNRDPRKNGESADGLAIKEGSGSGNVVRGVRLWNNSDDGLDFWMFSSPILLENSLAWGNGFNRWNLPDFTGDGNGFKLGGNGVSAGHTVRNSMAWGNAVGGFVDNNNPGSHRIERSTAWNNPGAGFNVSRSASTLTGNLAVANGTNVSLGAHSGGSGNSWNIGGTWSLVSTNPGTLTGPRNGDGSIPSSDFLRPSNGAAVGARF from the coding sequence ATGAAGTTGACGTTGCTCGCCGCCGGGTCCCTGCTCGCGGCCGCCGTCGTCGCGGTGTCGGCCGCCGCGCCGGCGACGGCCGCCCCCACCCGGTACGAGGCCGAGAACAGCTCGGCGAGATGCACCGGCACCATCGATGCCAACTGGTCCGGCTACTCCGGCACCGGTTTCTGCAACGGCACCAACGCCGTGGGGGCCTACGCCGAGTTCACCGTGCCGGTCACGACGGCGGGGACGGCCGCGCTGTCCTTCCGGTTCGCCAACGGCACGACGAGCTCACGTCCGGCCGACCTGATCGTCAACGGAACCACCCTGCAGAACGTCTCGTTCGAGGGCACCGGCGCGTTCGACACCTGGGTGACCAAGTCCCTGTCGGTGAACCTGAACTCCGGCAGCAACACCATCAGGCTCCAGCCGACCTCCTCCGGCGGCCTGCCCAACCTCGACTACCTCGATGTCGAGTCGGGTTCCTCGCCGCCGCCGCCGTCCGACGCGGTCTACGTCGCCACCAACGGCAACGACGGCAACCCCGGCACCCTGAGCGCTCCGCTGGCGAGCATCCAGCGGGCCGTCGACCTCGCCCAGCCCGGCTGGACCATCTTCCTGCGCAGCGGCACGTACGCGCCCGCCACGAACATCCAGCTCCTCAAGAACGGCACGTCGAGCAAGCCGATCACGATGCGCGGCTACGGCACCGAACGCGCCGTCATCGACGGGGAGAACATGCCCCACACGCCCGACCCGGTGGGCGGGAGCATTCCCCGCTCCGAGCGGGGCGCGATCCACATCGAGGGCGACTGGTGGCGGCTGATCGGCCTGGAGATCATCCACGGTCCGTACGCGGTGTACGGCCAGGACGTCAACAACGGCGTCTTCGAGCGCCTGGTGACCAGGGACAACTACGAGGCGGGCTTCCACGTGGTCGGGTCGTCGAGCAATAACCAGATCATCAACCTGGACTCGTACGGCAACCGTGACCCCCGTAAGAACGGGGAGAGCGCCGACGGCCTGGCCATCAAGGAGGGCTCCGGCAGCGGCAACGTGGTGCGCGGCGTCCGGCTCTGGAACAACTCCGACGACGGGCTCGACTTCTGGATGTTCTCCTCGCCCATCCTCCTCGAAAACAGTCTGGCCTGGGGCAACGGTTTCAACCGGTGGAATCTGCCGGACTTCACCGGGGACGGCAACGGCTTCAAGTTGGGCGGGAACGGCGTCTCCGCCGGCCACACCGTGCGCAACAGCATGGCCTGGGGCAACGCGGTCGGCGGCTTCGTCGACAACAACAACCCGGGAAGTCACCGGATCGAGCGCAGCACCGCGTGGAACAACCCGGGCGCCGGATTCAACGTCAGCCGGTCCGCCAGCACCCTGACCGGGAACCTCGCGGTGGCCAACGGCACCAACGTGTCGTTGGGCGCCCACTCCGGCGGCAGCGGCAACTCCTGGAACATCGGCGGCACCTGGTCGCTGGTCAGCACCAACCCGGGCACGCTGACCGGCCCGCGCAACGGGGACGGCTCGATCCCGTCCTCGGACTTCCTCCGCCCCTCCAACGGCGCCGCCGTGGGGGCCCGGTTCTAG
- a CDS encoding DUF397 domain-containing protein, with the protein MARLRRRHPGLVRAVREPGAISQPDTTVRRGACPSLLQTRAYAFSVYQHRSEVTEEERERLVEVRLQRQALLTRRLPPAPKMDVVVSEAALLRVVGDRETMAEQLRHLLTVGERPNVRIRVLPLSAGLHRGVEAGTFVMLEFPPGNRATPEGPVLTFTPAAWTTFTVQTRRTRATVAQ; encoded by the coding sequence GTGGCACGCCTACGGCGACGCCATCCCGGACTGGTTCGAGCTGTACGTGAGCCTGGAGCAATCAGCCAGCCGGATACGACGGTACGACGAGGCGCTTGTCCGAGCCTGTTGCAGACTCGCGCCTACGCCTTTTCCGTATACCAGCACCGCAGCGAGGTGACAGAGGAAGAGCGGGAACGGCTCGTAGAGGTCCGCTTGCAACGACAGGCCCTCCTCACCAGGCGGCTACCGCCCGCACCAAAGATGGACGTCGTGGTTTCCGAGGCTGCGCTGCTCCGCGTGGTCGGCGACCGGGAGACGATGGCTGAACAGCTCCGTCACCTGCTGACGGTTGGCGAACGACCCAACGTCCGCATCAGGGTTCTGCCGCTCTCTGCGGGCCTGCATCGGGGCGTCGAGGCAGGAACGTTCGTCATGCTGGAATTTCCGCCCGGAAATCGGGCCACGCCTGAAGGGCCGGTCCTCACCTTCACCCCCGCCGCCTGGACCACCTTCACCGTCCAGACCAGGCGCACCCGGGCCACGGTCGCTCAGTAG
- a CDS encoding stress response protein: MSEETWLAARLIPTSGINGAEEQERRATSALLAVMSAVREFGRVLTQSLGAPAGTVQTFIEVPFKLGNQQLFPDGLVRVTRGQRQWTALVEVKTGSNALKSEQLEAYLDIAREQGFDALVTISNEIAPVPGQHPTAIDRRKLRKVALYHLPWTEILTQAVIQKEYRGVADPDQAWILGELIRYLEHPRSGALEFSDMGSAWVQVRDGVSAGTLRAGDSGAAEVAGRFDALIRYACLRLGRRLGTDVTPALSRRDLADPSTRTQSLVSQLVTTGTLTGSIRIPGAVGSLHVTADLRAGQVACHVDVDAPRTGRPTTRVNWLIRQLKDAPETVRIEAFAMHARGGGATDLLRQVRAEPTTLIVDPTRELRAFRIARSMAAGTKRGTGRGAFIDSVLHAIDDFYEQIIQNLKPWMPAPPRLRTPEDVTPVQPVASSLVSTAISSQDSPEFDTPSEPSGSHGTHALPQE, encoded by the coding sequence ATGTCTGAGGAGACCTGGCTCGCCGCCCGCCTCATCCCCACGTCCGGCATCAACGGCGCGGAGGAGCAGGAACGCCGGGCGACCTCCGCCCTCCTGGCAGTGATGAGCGCGGTTCGGGAATTCGGGCGGGTCCTCACCCAGTCGCTCGGCGCGCCGGCCGGGACGGTGCAGACCTTCATCGAGGTCCCCTTCAAGCTCGGCAACCAGCAACTCTTCCCGGACGGCCTCGTCCGCGTCACGCGGGGTCAGCGGCAGTGGACCGCGCTGGTCGAGGTGAAGACCGGCAGCAACGCGCTGAAGTCCGAGCAGTTGGAGGCATACCTGGACATCGCCCGGGAGCAGGGCTTCGACGCTCTCGTCACGATCTCCAACGAGATCGCCCCCGTCCCGGGCCAGCATCCGACTGCTATCGATCGCCGAAAGCTACGCAAGGTTGCGCTCTACCACCTGCCCTGGACGGAGATCCTCACTCAGGCGGTGATTCAGAAGGAGTACCGCGGTGTCGCCGACCCGGACCAGGCGTGGATCCTGGGCGAGTTGATCCGATACCTCGAGCACCCGCGCTCGGGCGCTCTGGAGTTCAGCGACATGGGATCGGCATGGGTGCAGGTACGCGACGGGGTGTCTGCCGGAACGTTGCGCGCCGGCGACAGCGGCGCGGCTGAGGTAGCCGGCCGTTTCGACGCGTTGATCCGCTACGCCTGCCTGCGTCTCGGCCGGCGGCTGGGCACCGACGTGACTCCCGCGTTGAGCCGCCGCGACCTCGCCGACCCGTCCACGCGTACCCAGTCGCTGGTCAGCCAACTCGTTACGACCGGAACCTTGACCGGCAGCATCAGAATTCCGGGTGCGGTCGGCAGCCTGCACGTCACCGCTGACCTACGGGCCGGGCAGGTCGCCTGTCATGTCGACGTCGATGCCCCTCGTACCGGCCGCCCGACCACAAGGGTGAACTGGCTGATTCGCCAATTGAAGGACGCACCGGAAACCGTTCGAATCGAGGCCTTCGCCATGCACGCGCGCGGCGGCGGCGCAACGGATCTTCTGCGGCAGGTCCGTGCCGAGCCGACGACGCTGATCGTCGATCCCACACGCGAGCTGCGGGCGTTCCGGATTGCTCGAAGCATGGCCGCGGGAACCAAGCGGGGAACCGGACGGGGCGCTTTCATCGACTCGGTGTTGCACGCGATCGACGACTTCTACGAACAGATCATCCAGAACCTGAAGCCGTGGATGCCCGCGCCGCCGCGCCTGCGGACGCCCGAAGACGTCACGCCCGTGCAACCGGTCGCCTCAAGCCTCGTCTCGACCGCAATTTCCTCCCAGGACAGCCCGGAGTTCGACACCCCTTCGGAGCCGTCCGGTAGCCATGGGACTCACGCCCTCCCACAGGAGTGA